Proteins encoded by one window of Dryocola sp. LX212:
- a CDS encoding TolC family outer membrane protein — protein MGKFQPVAFWLACGLCITQAYADDTPQFITSQGLAERQELPALDGSTTLPLDAPAPGTLTLNDAVNRAVTWHPAIREAIGKLYGQSEQVNVAKSKYYPQISAGVNNGYSNTYTDSGFSPSLVLSLSQMLYDFGKVSSQVRAENAGVAQEQANVLVSIDNVGHDTAIAMVQVQMYQQMVDIAKDQLDALSKIGTLTQQRNDEGATSMSDVVQTNARIESARSQLIQYQSSLESAQATLMSWLGWNNLNGISTEFPSKLGNSCEVAQPDDRLVPAVLASWAQANVAQANLDYANAQMTPTISLEPQVQHYLNDKYASHEVLDRTQYSAFVKVEMPIYQGGGLTARRNAASHAVEAAQSGVQRTRLDVRQKLMESRSQALSLAGAIQVLARQEALSARTRELYQQQYLDLGSRPLLDVLNAEQEVFQARFAQQQTLSQLHQLQLNCLYNTGKLRTAFGLEHRNIQSLEIQP, from the coding sequence ATGGGAAAATTTCAGCCTGTTGCTTTCTGGCTGGCGTGCGGCCTGTGTATAACCCAGGCGTATGCCGATGACACGCCACAATTTATTACCAGCCAGGGCCTTGCCGAACGGCAGGAACTCCCGGCGCTGGACGGTTCAACCACGCTGCCGCTGGACGCACCCGCGCCCGGCACGCTAACGCTTAACGATGCGGTAAACCGGGCGGTGACCTGGCACCCGGCCATTCGCGAGGCTATCGGCAAACTGTACGGCCAGTCCGAACAGGTCAACGTCGCAAAATCTAAATACTATCCGCAGATAAGCGCGGGGGTGAACAACGGCTACAGCAACACCTACACGGACAGCGGCTTCAGCCCGTCGCTGGTGCTTTCCCTTTCCCAGATGCTCTATGACTTCGGCAAGGTTTCGAGCCAGGTGCGCGCTGAAAATGCGGGCGTGGCGCAGGAGCAGGCCAACGTGCTGGTCAGCATTGATAACGTCGGGCACGATACCGCCATCGCCATGGTGCAGGTGCAGATGTACCAGCAGATGGTGGACATCGCCAAAGACCAGCTCGACGCGCTGAGCAAAATCGGCACCCTGACCCAGCAGCGTAACGACGAGGGCGCGACGTCGATGTCGGACGTGGTGCAGACCAACGCCCGCATCGAATCCGCTCGCTCGCAGCTGATCCAGTACCAGTCCAGCCTGGAGAGCGCTCAGGCGACCTTAATGAGCTGGCTGGGCTGGAACAACCTCAACGGCATCAGCACCGAGTTCCCGAGCAAGCTGGGTAACAGCTGTGAAGTTGCCCAGCCGGACGATCGCCTGGTGCCTGCAGTTCTTGCCTCCTGGGCGCAGGCCAACGTGGCGCAGGCCAATCTGGACTATGCCAACGCGCAGATGACGCCGACGATATCCCTCGAACCGCAGGTTCAGCACTATCTGAACGACAAATACGCCAGCCACGAAGTGCTGGACCGCACCCAGTACTCGGCGTTTGTGAAAGTTGAAATGCCCATTTATCAGGGCGGCGGGCTGACCGCCCGGCGTAACGCAGCCTCTCACGCCGTCGAAGCCGCGCAGTCCGGGGTACAGCGCACCCGTCTTGATGTACGCCAGAAGCTGATGGAATCGCGCAGCCAGGCGCTCAGCCTCGCCGGAGCCATTCAGGTATTGGCCCGCCAGGAAGCGTTAAGCGCCCGCACCCGCGAACTCTATCAGCAGCAGTATCTCGACCTGGGCTCCCGTCCACTTCTCGACGTGCTCAACGCCGAACAGGAAGTCTTTCAGGCGCGCTTCGCCCAGCAGCAGACCCTCAGCCAGCTCCATCAGCTGCAGCTCAACTGCCTGTATAACACCGGCAAATTGCGCACCGCATTTGGTCTGGAACACCGCAACATCCAGTCACTGGAGATCCAGCCATGA
- a CDS encoding type I secretion system permease/ATPase: protein MSPMPPPAQEHLSEQALGNWAHAISHVAAHYRVVCSPGTIQANAPWFKDKAMLSALTQLSRQAGLSFHLLSTPQQAIAQWRLPVVANLTNGHLVVIEHFDGDDTVEICLIDGGERQLNRVALSKLLPEIGFVAALRPLSALKDSRVDAYISRFSPDWLKELVMQDLGPYGPVMLAAFLVNVLSLAGILFSMQVYDRVIPAQSYPTLYVLASGVLLAVAFGFLLRVTRSHIMDVLGKRADMRVSDRVFSHALRLRNSAVPRSTGSFISQLRELEQIREMITSSTISTIVDLPFFFLFIIVLAMIAPQLAWIAPVAAVLMVLPGLLLQKKLAMLANQSAHEATLRNAVLVESVQGLEDIKLMQAENRFLQQWNSYIRITAESGLRTRQLTQGLISWGMTIQSLVYAAVILFGAPLVIEGDMTTGAMVAASMLASRMIAPMANLCGVLARWQQVKAAKQGLDSIMQLPVETQRDESLVHQDIFHGHYLFENAQFRYHSDDQRIPLRITRLEIQQGERVAVLGRNGAGKSTLLQALAGGVDLVSGDVRLDNLSMTQIDMADLRRNIGFLSQNARLFYGTLRENLTLGAPHASDESIFEVLDISGAGGFVKQLPKGLDHPIMEGGAGLSGGQRQSILLARMLLRSPNIVLLDEPTASLDDHTEREFIQRLGQWLGNRTLIVATHRVPMLELVERVLVIKDGQLVMDAPKAQALSNSRAAAQATGREWKNENQSA, encoded by the coding sequence ATGAGCCCTATGCCTCCTCCCGCGCAGGAACATCTGTCTGAACAGGCGCTTGGCAACTGGGCGCACGCCATCAGCCACGTTGCCGCCCACTACCGCGTTGTCTGCTCACCCGGCACCATTCAGGCCAATGCCCCCTGGTTTAAAGATAAAGCCATGCTTTCGGCGCTGACCCAGCTTTCCCGCCAGGCCGGCCTTTCATTTCATCTGCTCAGTACGCCGCAGCAGGCCATCGCCCAGTGGCGGCTGCCCGTGGTAGCGAATTTAACCAACGGGCATCTGGTGGTTATCGAACATTTCGACGGCGATGACACCGTTGAAATCTGCCTGATCGACGGCGGCGAACGTCAGCTTAACCGGGTTGCGCTTAGTAAGCTCCTGCCCGAGATCGGCTTCGTGGCGGCGCTGCGCCCCCTTTCGGCGCTGAAAGACAGCCGCGTGGATGCCTACATTTCCCGCTTCAGCCCGGACTGGCTGAAGGAGCTGGTAATGCAGGATCTTGGGCCGTATGGCCCGGTGATGCTCGCCGCATTTCTGGTCAACGTGCTGTCGCTGGCGGGCATTCTGTTTTCAATGCAGGTTTATGACCGGGTGATCCCCGCGCAGTCCTACCCGACGCTCTACGTGCTGGCGTCCGGCGTGCTGCTGGCCGTGGCATTTGGCTTTCTGCTGCGCGTGACCCGCAGCCATATCATGGACGTGCTCGGCAAGCGGGCCGATATGCGCGTCTCCGACCGGGTGTTCAGCCACGCCCTGCGGCTGCGCAACAGCGCCGTGCCCCGCTCCACCGGCAGCTTTATCTCCCAGCTGCGCGAGCTGGAGCAGATCCGCGAGATGATCACCTCGTCGACGATCTCGACGATCGTCGATCTCCCTTTCTTCTTTCTGTTTATCATCGTGCTGGCTATGATCGCCCCGCAGCTGGCGTGGATCGCCCCGGTCGCCGCCGTGCTGATGGTGCTGCCCGGCCTGCTGCTGCAAAAGAAACTGGCGATGCTCGCCAACCAGTCCGCCCATGAAGCCACCCTGCGCAACGCCGTGCTGGTGGAGAGCGTGCAGGGGCTGGAGGACATCAAATTAATGCAGGCGGAGAACCGCTTCCTGCAGCAGTGGAACAGCTACATCCGCATTACCGCCGAGTCCGGTCTGCGCACCCGGCAGCTGACCCAGGGGCTGATCAGCTGGGGAATGACGATCCAGAGCCTGGTCTACGCCGCCGTGATCCTCTTCGGTGCGCCGCTGGTGATTGAAGGTGATATGACGACGGGTGCGATGGTCGCCGCCTCCATGCTCGCCTCCCGCATGATTGCCCCGATGGCAAACCTGTGCGGCGTGCTGGCCCGCTGGCAGCAGGTGAAGGCCGCTAAACAGGGTCTGGACAGCATCATGCAGCTGCCCGTGGAAACCCAGCGCGACGAAAGCCTGGTGCATCAGGACATCTTCCACGGCCACTATCTCTTTGAGAATGCGCAGTTCCGCTACCACAGCGACGACCAGCGCATTCCGCTGCGCATCACCCGCCTGGAGATTCAGCAGGGCGAACGGGTAGCGGTGCTGGGCCGCAATGGCGCGGGGAAATCTACCCTGCTGCAGGCGCTGGCGGGCGGCGTCGACCTGGTGAGCGGCGACGTGCGCCTCGACAACCTGAGCATGACGCAGATCGACATGGCGGATTTGCGGCGCAACATCGGCTTCCTGAGCCAGAACGCCCGGCTGTTTTACGGCACGCTGCGCGAAAACCTGACGCTTGGCGCGCCCCACGCCAGCGACGAATCCATCTTTGAAGTGCTGGACATCAGCGGCGCGGGCGGCTTCGTGAAGCAGCTGCCAAAAGGCCTCGACCATCCGATTATGGAGGGCGGCGCGGGGCTGTCCGGCGGGCAGCGTCAGTCAATTTTGCTGGCCCGCATGCTGCTGCGCTCGCCCAACATCGTACTGCTGGACGAGCCGACCGCATCGCTGGACGACCACACCGAGCGGGAGTTTATCCAGCGGCTCGGGCAGTGGCTCGGCAACCGCACGCTGATTGTCGCCACCCACCGCGTGCCGATGCTCGAACTGGTGGAACGTGTACTGGTGATTAAGGACGGACAGCTGGTGATGGACGCACCGAAAGCACAGGCGTTGAGCAACAGCCGCGCCGCGGCACAGGCAACCGGACGGGAGTGGAAAAATGAAAACCAGTCAGCGTGA